A window from Cryptomeria japonica chromosome 1, Sugi_1.0, whole genome shotgun sequence encodes these proteins:
- the LOC131070291 gene encoding uncharacterized protein LOC131070291 — MNFDGASWGNPRASCTGCIIHSSIREVEAKQAKVLADDTNNVAEIHATIEGLSICKDLGFKKVEIQGDSTIIKNALRTGSTPNRRLNYFLRKVIDLLKFSDAFTINHDLREANGLANQLANRRADGFNGKYI; from the coding sequence atgaattttgatggggcctcttggGGAAATCCTAGAGCTTCATGTACAGGATGTATAATCCACTCTTCAATTCGAGAAGTAGAAGCTAAGCAAGCGAAAGTATTAGCAGATGACACCAATAATGTTGCAGAAATCCATGCAACTATTGAAGGACTGTCTATTTGCAAGGATCTTGGTTTTAAGAAAGTGGAAATCCAAGGAGACTCAACCATCATAAAAAATGCTTTAAGAACTGGTAGCACCCCAAATCGAAGACTCAATTATTTTCTACGCAAGGTCATTGATCTGTTAAAATTTTCTGATGCTTTTACCATAAATCATGATTTAAGAGAGGCCAACGGCTTGGCGAATCAATTAGCTAACAGGAGAGCAGATGGTTTTAATGGGAAATACATTTGA